A window from Ardenticatena maritima encodes these proteins:
- a CDS encoding septum formation initiator family protein, protein MASESRLMRESVWRVQQTRPVRRLSAFSGETAQRALLLVVLIGILLFLYLAQVSQVATTQFDIEKMEREYIQLQEANRELERQIAELESPEHVLQFARENGYVPVYEAEYLVLPAEPANQSEQTP, encoded by the coding sequence ATGGCATCTGAAAGCCGTTTGATGCGTGAATCTGTCTGGCGTGTGCAGCAAACGCGCCCTGTGCGCCGTTTGAGCGCGTTTTCGGGTGAGACCGCGCAGCGGGCGTTGTTGTTGGTCGTGCTCATCGGCATTTTGCTCTTCCTCTACCTGGCGCAAGTGAGCCAGGTGGCCACAACCCAATTCGACATCGAAAAAATGGAGCGCGAATACATCCAGCTGCAAGAAGCCAACCGTGAGTTGGAACGCCAGATTGCCGAATTGGAAAGCCCCGAACACGTGTTGCAATTTGCCCGTGAAAACGGCTATGTGCCCGTGTACGAGGCTGAGTATCTCGTGCTTCCAGCAGAACCCGCCAACCAGAGCGAGCAAACGCCATGA
- the mraZ gene encoding division/cell wall cluster transcriptional repressor MraZ gives MKTQFLGEFAYSIDSKGRLVIPAKIRHAFDTGIILTIGLEGCLWGFTREGWERFAEKLSSLPVGMANARALMRLFFSQAVDGSMDKQGRVLVPDNLRDYADLDGEVVIVGVGDHIEIWSPERWEAFKAAQHAQLEQMAEALADFGI, from the coding sequence ATGAAAACACAGTTTTTGGGCGAATTTGCATACTCGATTGACAGTAAAGGCCGGTTAGTGATTCCGGCCAAGATTCGCCATGCCTTCGACACCGGCATTATTCTCACGATTGGGCTGGAAGGGTGTTTGTGGGGGTTCACCCGCGAGGGGTGGGAACGCTTTGCCGAAAAACTTTCCAGCCTGCCTGTGGGGATGGCGAACGCCCGCGCCTTGATGCGGCTCTTTTTCTCCCAGGCGGTTGATGGTTCGATGGACAAACAGGGGCGTGTGCTGGTGCCCGACAACCTGCGCGATTACGCCGACCTGGATGGCGAAGTGGTGATTGTAGGGGTGGGTGACCACATCGAAATCTGGTCGCCCGAGCGTTGGGAAGCGTTCAAAGCCGCCCAGCACGCGCAATTGGAACAGATGGCCGAAGCCCTGGCCGATTTTGGTATCTGA
- a CDS encoding acyl-CoA dehydrogenase family protein: MNFHLSEEQKMLREMAHDFAANEIVPVAAHYDETCEFPWDIVKKAREVGLINTNIPAEYGGGGLHAFEEALIGEELAWGCTGISTALNINNLASIPIIVAGSEEQKKKWLGSLVDGAMASYCVTEPGAGSDVAGMQSTARKVGNEYVINGTKTFISNASVADFYVVFAYTDKSQKHMGVSCFVVERDREGVSVSKKFDKMGQRASDTAEVTFEEVVVPEENRIGPEGAGFLIAMKVFDASRPGVAAAAVGLARRAMEEAINYAKEREAFGQPIYKFQAVGHKLADMAMNIEAARLLAWRAAWLLDQGTPNTKFASFAKAFAADTAMKVTTDAVQIFGGYGYMKEYPVEKLMRDAKVFQIYEGTSEIQRNIIVRELVKGR; this comes from the coding sequence ATCAATTTCCACCTGAGCGAAGAGCAGAAAATGCTCCGCGAAATGGCGCATGATTTTGCCGCCAATGAAATCGTCCCGGTGGCGGCGCACTACGATGAGACGTGCGAATTCCCCTGGGACATCGTCAAGAAAGCGCGTGAAGTCGGCCTGATCAACACGAACATTCCTGCTGAATATGGCGGGGGTGGGTTGCACGCTTTTGAAGAAGCGCTCATTGGCGAAGAGCTGGCATGGGGCTGCACGGGTATCAGCACCGCCCTGAACATCAACAACCTGGCTTCCATTCCCATCATCGTGGCGGGTTCGGAAGAGCAGAAGAAGAAGTGGCTCGGCTCGTTGGTGGATGGCGCAATGGCGAGCTACTGTGTGACTGAGCCGGGCGCCGGTTCGGACGTGGCGGGCATGCAGTCCACCGCGCGCAAGGTGGGCAATGAATACGTCATCAACGGTACCAAGACGTTCATCTCCAACGCCAGCGTGGCCGACTTCTACGTGGTGTTTGCCTACACCGACAAGTCGCAGAAGCACATGGGCGTGAGCTGCTTCGTCGTCGAACGCGACCGCGAAGGCGTGAGCGTCAGCAAGAAGTTCGACAAGATGGGGCAGCGCGCCAGCGATACGGCCGAAGTGACCTTCGAGGAAGTGGTTGTGCCCGAAGAAAACCGCATTGGTCCCGAAGGCGCCGGCTTCTTGATTGCGATGAAGGTGTTTGACGCCAGCCGCCCAGGTGTGGCTGCGGCTGCGGTGGGCTTGGCGCGCCGTGCGATGGAAGAAGCCATCAACTACGCCAAGGAGCGCGAAGCCTTTGGCCAACCCATCTACAAGTTCCAGGCGGTGGGGCACAAGTTGGCCGATATGGCGATGAACATCGAAGCGGCGCGTTTGCTGGCGTGGCGCGCGGCCTGGCTGCTTGACCAGGGGACGCCGAACACGAAGTTTGCGTCGTTTGCCAAGGCGTTCGCCGCTGATACGGCGATGAAGGTGACGACCGACGCCGTGCAGATTTTCGGTGGGTACGGCTACATGAAGGAATACCCCGTCGAAAAGCTGATGCGCGACGCCAAGGTCTTCCAGATTTACGAAGGTACCAGCGAAATTCAACGCAACATCATCGTCCGCGAGCTTGTCAAGGGGCGCTAA
- a CDS encoding UDP-N-acetylmuramoyl-tripeptide--D-alanyl-D-alanine ligase gives MPTIAEVYQGLTGKPPPHGGEQPVADWVADSRLVRAGAAFVAVPGEQTDGHNYIGEALARGAVVVIAERARFAPTETPATVVDVAAPDVDALTPPVVFLVDESLHAVQELAAWWRARANPALRVVGVTGSVGKTTVKELTAAVLAQRFRTFKSRGNYNSDIGLPLTLLTMPLDTERAVLEMAMTRRGEIARLAEIARPHVGIVTNVEPVHLERLGSIEAIAAAKAELVEALPPDGVAILNGDNEWVRAMRDKAPCRVFTYGLSPDNDLWASDIVSHGLEGISFRFHYGDETVFARLPLLGRHSVHGALAAASVGLLEGQPWSEIIGAWRKLAQMERLRIVVVPGVNGSTLIDDTYNASPPSVLAALNLLADLNGRKVAVLGDMLELGEYERKGHELVGIRAAEVADLLVTVGPRAHLIADAARSAGMPPDRIIEVEDRQEAIARLREVLQPGDMVLVKASRGIRLDEVVNALAVSPHERGER, from the coding sequence ATGCCGACGATCGCCGAGGTCTACCAGGGCTTGACAGGAAAGCCGCCGCCGCACGGGGGCGAACAGCCCGTGGCTGACTGGGTAGCCGATAGCCGCCTGGTGCGTGCAGGTGCGGCATTTGTGGCTGTGCCGGGGGAACAAACCGACGGGCACAACTACATCGGCGAAGCCCTGGCGCGTGGCGCGGTGGTGGTCATTGCCGAACGGGCGCGTTTTGCCCCGACGGAAACGCCCGCCACGGTGGTGGACGTTGCCGCCCCCGACGTGGACGCCCTGACGCCGCCGGTTGTGTTCCTTGTGGATGAAAGCCTGCATGCTGTGCAGGAATTGGCGGCATGGTGGCGGGCGCGCGCCAATCCCGCTTTGCGGGTTGTGGGGGTGACCGGCTCAGTCGGGAAAACAACCGTGAAAGAACTCACCGCCGCGGTGTTGGCGCAGCGGTTCCGCACCTTCAAAAGCCGTGGCAACTACAACAGCGATATTGGCTTGCCGCTGACGTTGCTCACCATGCCGCTCGACACCGAGCGCGCCGTGCTCGAAATGGCGATGACGCGCCGGGGCGAGATTGCCCGCCTGGCGGAGATTGCCCGCCCACACGTGGGCATTGTGACGAATGTGGAACCGGTGCACTTGGAGCGCCTGGGTTCGATTGAAGCCATCGCCGCCGCCAAAGCCGAACTGGTGGAAGCCCTTCCGCCCGACGGTGTGGCGATTTTGAACGGTGATAACGAATGGGTGCGCGCCATGCGCGACAAAGCGCCTTGCCGCGTCTTCACCTACGGCTTGTCGCCCGACAACGATTTGTGGGCGAGCGATATTGTCAGCCATGGGTTGGAAGGCATCTCGTTTCGTTTCCACTATGGCGATGAAACCGTGTTTGCACGGTTGCCGCTATTGGGGCGGCACAGCGTGCATGGCGCTTTGGCGGCCGCCAGTGTGGGACTGCTGGAAGGGCAGCCCTGGTCGGAAATCATCGGCGCATGGCGCAAACTGGCGCAGATGGAACGGCTGCGCATTGTGGTTGTGCCCGGTGTGAACGGTTCAACCTTGATTGATGACACCTACAACGCCAGCCCGCCCAGCGTTCTGGCGGCGCTCAACCTGCTGGCGGATTTGAACGGCCGCAAGGTGGCCGTGCTGGGCGATATGCTGGAACTCGGCGAGTACGAACGCAAAGGGCACGAACTGGTGGGCATCCGCGCCGCCGAAGTGGCCGACCTGTTGGTGACGGTCGGACCGCGCGCCCACCTGATTGCCGACGCGGCGCGGAGTGCCGGCATGCCGCCCGACCGCATCATCGAAGTGGAAGACCGCCAGGAGGCGATTGCCCGCCTGCGCGAGGTCTTGCAACCCGGCGATATGGTGCTGGTGAAAGCATCACGAGGCATACGGCTCGATGAAGTCGTCAATGCGTTGGCTGTATCGCCGCATGAACGGGGTGAACGCTAA
- a CDS encoding peptidoglycan D,D-transpeptidase FtsI family protein, protein MFQYERWHRPSSNPDEATDTERLAALVATRQRRMYVMLAVMAGVFTLLAWRLFYWQVLEREAVLALRPLARVEQAEQAPRGTIRDRNGYLLAIDTTRYNIGVSPNLIADPEALAAEVAPLIGRSEEELQALFTRDEPYVRIASMVPYTVGHTLANMETPAFVIEPVILRSHPNGALAAHVVGFVNLDRQGYGLERTFADWLEGGEVPCSPPLCRVVSETVAEEVKLGPRVFVPTREGVDLVLTIDRNIQFMAEQELQAAIEMYGAESGTIIVMDPKTGDVLAMANWPSYNPDEYANVPAERFINPAISEQYEPGSTFKVITVASALDAEAIQPDMVFNDTGTLEVGGRIIKNWDGKGRGLVNLRQILGYSLNTATAWINTQLGVEQFLAYVDAFGFGKPTGIGMPEEAAGAVKRPGDGLWHPSDLGTNAFGQGIAVTPIQMTRAFAAIVNGGNLVRPRLIRAVVDHGRILEFEPQVDGQPISPFTAHYMQTLLADAVELETRTALIDGYRIGGKTGTAQVPIPGGYHKEDTIASFIGYAPVDDPQFVILVKLDKPKGEFRWGSQSAAPTFQRLARRLLTYMNIPPDRLRLSQR, encoded by the coding sequence ATGTTTCAATATGAACGGTGGCACCGCCCATCATCCAACCCAGATGAAGCAACAGACACCGAGCGCCTCGCGGCGCTGGTGGCGACACGTCAGCGCCGCATGTACGTGATGCTGGCGGTGATGGCGGGGGTGTTCACATTGCTGGCGTGGCGTCTTTTCTACTGGCAGGTGCTGGAACGCGAAGCGGTGCTGGCGTTGCGCCCATTGGCGCGGGTTGAACAGGCGGAACAAGCCCCGCGTGGCACCATTCGCGACCGCAACGGCTACCTGCTGGCGATTGACACCACGCGCTACAACATCGGCGTCTCGCCCAACCTAATCGCAGACCCGGAAGCACTGGCGGCGGAAGTCGCGCCGTTGATTGGACGCTCGGAGGAAGAATTGCAAGCGCTCTTCACACGCGACGAACCCTATGTGCGCATTGCCAGCATGGTGCCCTACACCGTGGGGCACACGTTGGCGAACATGGAAACGCCGGCATTCGTCATCGAGCCGGTGATTTTGCGTTCGCACCCCAATGGGGCATTGGCGGCGCACGTGGTCGGCTTCGTCAACCTCGACCGCCAGGGCTACGGCTTGGAGCGCACCTTTGCGGATTGGCTGGAAGGCGGAGAGGTCCCATGTTCGCCCCCGCTTTGCCGTGTGGTGAGTGAGACGGTCGCTGAGGAAGTCAAATTGGGGCCGCGCGTGTTTGTCCCCACGCGCGAAGGCGTGGACCTGGTGCTCACGATTGACCGCAACATCCAGTTCATGGCGGAACAGGAGTTGCAAGCCGCCATTGAAATGTACGGCGCGGAAAGCGGCACCATTATCGTCATGGACCCCAAGACGGGCGACGTGCTGGCGATGGCAAATTGGCCATCCTACAACCCCGACGAGTACGCCAACGTGCCCGCTGAACGCTTCATCAACCCCGCGATTTCAGAACAGTATGAGCCGGGGTCAACGTTCAAGGTGATTACGGTTGCCAGCGCGCTCGACGCCGAAGCCATTCAGCCGGATATGGTCTTCAACGATACCGGCACGCTCGAAGTGGGGGGGCGTATCATCAAAAACTGGGATGGCAAAGGGCGTGGTCTCGTCAACTTGCGCCAGATTTTGGGCTATTCGCTCAACACCGCCACGGCGTGGATCAACACGCAGTTGGGCGTTGAGCAATTTTTGGCGTATGTGGATGCGTTTGGTTTTGGCAAGCCCACCGGTATCGGGATGCCCGAAGAAGCCGCGGGCGCGGTGAAACGCCCCGGCGATGGCTTGTGGCATCCCAGCGACTTGGGCACCAATGCGTTTGGGCAAGGCATTGCCGTCACCCCCATTCAGATGACGCGCGCCTTTGCCGCCATCGTCAATGGGGGCAATCTCGTGCGCCCCCGCCTCATTCGCGCCGTGGTGGACCATGGGCGCATTTTGGAATTTGAGCCGCAAGTGGACGGGCAACCGATTAGCCCCTTCACGGCGCACTACATGCAAACCTTGCTTGCCGATGCGGTGGAATTGGAAACGCGCACGGCGCTCATTGACGGGTATCGCATCGGCGGCAAAACCGGCACGGCGCAAGTGCCCATTCCCGGTGGCTATCACAAAGAGGATACCATTGCCAGTTTCATCGGTTATGCGCCTGTGGACGACCCGCAGTTCGTGATTCTGGTGAAACTGGACAAACCCAAAGGTGAATTTCGGTGGGGGTCGCAAAGTGCCGCCCCGACGTTCCAGCGTTTAGCGCGGCGCTTGTTGACCTACATGAACATCCCACCAGACCGCTTACGTCTTTCACAACGTTGA
- a CDS encoding TetR/AcrR family transcriptional regulator codes for MSEIPRTRRDELLQAAAHLFARKGYHATSMQDIAEALDILRGSLYHHIESKEALLLELMERGVRGLLEEVLPVAEQDWPPEQKLAEIIRRTTVAIAEHADFMAVFLHEMKSVPPERRGPIDELRLQYEGLIRQVLEEGMQTGVFRRLDTQITLFGLLGMVSWTYRWYNPQGRLTPQQIGDIFVDMLLGGLLTNPEERTRLLASREHEA; via the coding sequence ATGAGCGAGATACCACGCACCCGCCGAGATGAACTGTTGCAAGCCGCTGCGCACCTGTTTGCGCGCAAGGGCTATCATGCCACGTCTATGCAGGATATTGCCGAAGCCCTCGACATCTTGCGGGGGAGCCTCTACCACCACATTGAAAGCAAAGAAGCGCTGTTGCTCGAATTGATGGAACGGGGTGTGCGCGGCTTGCTCGAAGAAGTGTTGCCCGTTGCCGAACAAGATTGGCCGCCGGAGCAAAAACTGGCGGAGATTATTCGGCGCACCACCGTTGCCATTGCTGAACACGCTGACTTCATGGCGGTTTTTCTGCATGAGATGAAGTCGGTGCCGCCGGAGCGGCGTGGTCCCATCGACGAATTGCGCCTGCAATACGAAGGGCTGATTCGCCAGGTGTTGGAAGAAGGCATGCAAACGGGCGTTTTTCGCCGTCTGGATACCCAAATCACCCTCTTTGGCTTGCTTGGCATGGTCTCGTGGACGTATCGCTGGTACAACCCGCAAGGGCGGCTGACGCCTCAGCAAATTGGCGACATTTTTGTGGATATGTTGCTGGGGGGGCTGCTGACCAATCCGGAGGAACGCACACGCCTGCTGGCTTCGCGCGAGCACGAGGCGTGA
- the mraY gene encoding phospho-N-acetylmuramoyl-pentapeptide-transferase: MSLSLTLGTLSFLFAVMWGRPLINFLREHQIGEAIRLEGPAHHQTKVGTPTMGGIMIIVPVVIFSTLFILPQYQSLALPLFVILATGFLGLVDDYTKLRQKLRGQPKEGILPRHKMFWLLVISTLAALVLHFVFQLESIAIPTIPEKIPMGLFYIPVAIFIISGTANAVNLTDGLDGLAGGVAAINFAAYGVIAAKQGQPHLVTFCFSMTGAILAFLWYNAHPAELFMGDTGSLALGATLGTVALMTGQWLLLPVVGIVFVSEALSVILQVAYFRWTGGKRLFKMAPLHHHFELLGWSEVQVVQRFWLISMLSSMIGVALALL; the protein is encoded by the coding sequence ATGTCGCTCTCGTTGACACTCGGCACGCTCTCGTTTCTGTTTGCCGTCATGTGGGGGCGACCGCTGATCAACTTTTTGCGCGAACACCAGATAGGCGAAGCCATTCGCCTTGAAGGCCCGGCGCATCATCAAACCAAAGTGGGCACGCCCACCATGGGCGGCATCATGATTATTGTGCCGGTGGTGATTTTCAGTACGCTGTTTATTTTGCCGCAATACCAATCGCTGGCGTTGCCGCTCTTTGTCATTTTGGCAACCGGGTTTTTAGGGCTGGTGGATGATTACACCAAGTTGCGCCAAAAATTGCGCGGACAACCCAAAGAAGGGATTTTGCCGCGCCATAAAATGTTCTGGTTGTTGGTCATCTCGACGTTGGCGGCGCTGGTGTTGCATTTTGTTTTTCAATTGGAATCCATCGCTATCCCAACCATCCCGGAAAAAATACCGATGGGGCTCTTTTACATCCCTGTGGCGATTTTCATCATCAGCGGCACAGCCAACGCCGTCAACCTGACGGATGGCCTGGATGGGCTGGCGGGGGGCGTCGCCGCCATCAACTTCGCCGCCTACGGCGTCATTGCCGCCAAGCAGGGGCAACCGCACCTGGTCACGTTCTGTTTTTCGATGACGGGCGCTATTCTGGCGTTTCTCTGGTACAACGCCCACCCGGCGGAACTCTTCATGGGGGATACGGGGAGTTTGGCGCTGGGGGCGACGTTGGGCACCGTGGCGCTGATGACCGGGCAATGGCTGTTGTTGCCGGTGGTGGGCATTGTATTCGTCAGCGAGGCGCTCAGTGTCATTTTGCAGGTGGCGTATTTTCGATGGACGGGCGGCAAACGCCTGTTCAAGATGGCGCCTTTGCACCACCATTTTGAACTGCTGGGATGGAGTGAAGTGCAAGTGGTGCAACGGTTCTGGCTGATTAGCATGCTGAGCAGCATGATTGGCGTGGCATTAGCGTTGTTGTGA
- the rsmH gene encoding 16S rRNA (cytosine(1402)-N(4))-methyltransferase RsmH: MHQPVLYAEVLDALQPKSGGAYIDGTVGAGGHAEGILERSAPDGRLLGLDQDPTALETAAQRLARFGERVVLVRRNFRFLRDVAEAHGFVGVDGILLDLGYSSLQIDDPSRGLSFRADAPLDMRLDPDAPLTAADLVNTLPEDELADLIYRYGEERRSRRIARAIVQARPIRTARELGDLIEKTVGRRRGQRIHPATRTFQALRIAVNDELGALEAVLPQAIALLRSGGRLAVISFHSLEDRIVKHFFKQEATDCLCPPHVLVCECGHKARVRLVTRKPIVPTAAEIERNPRARSAKLRVVEKL, from the coding sequence ATGCACCAGCCAGTGCTGTATGCCGAAGTGCTTGATGCTTTACAACCCAAAAGCGGCGGCGCGTACATTGACGGCACGGTCGGGGCTGGCGGGCATGCCGAAGGCATTCTGGAACGTTCAGCGCCGGATGGGCGACTGTTGGGGCTCGACCAGGATCCGACGGCGCTGGAAACCGCCGCGCAGCGGTTGGCGCGCTTTGGTGAACGTGTGGTGCTGGTGCGGCGGAATTTTCGTTTTTTGCGAGACGTTGCCGAAGCGCACGGGTTTGTTGGTGTTGATGGAATCTTGCTCGATTTGGGGTACTCATCGTTGCAAATAGACGACCCGTCGCGGGGGCTTTCTTTTCGCGCCGATGCACCGCTGGATATGCGGCTCGACCCCGACGCACCGCTCACCGCCGCCGACCTGGTGAACACGCTTCCCGAAGATGAATTGGCTGACCTGATTTATCGCTATGGGGAAGAGCGTCGCTCACGGCGTATCGCGCGCGCCATTGTCCAGGCACGCCCGATTCGCACCGCCCGTGAACTCGGCGACCTGATTGAGAAAACGGTCGGGCGGCGACGTGGGCAACGCATTCATCCAGCGACACGCACCTTTCAAGCCTTGCGTATCGCCGTCAATGATGAGTTAGGCGCGTTGGAAGCCGTTTTGCCGCAGGCGATTGCGCTGTTGCGGTCGGGTGGGCGGCTGGCGGTCATCTCGTTTCACTCACTTGAAGACCGCATTGTGAAGCACTTTTTCAAGCAAGAAGCCACCGATTGCTTGTGCCCGCCCCATGTGCTGGTGTGCGAATGTGGGCACAAAGCGCGTGTGCGGCTGGTGACGCGCAAGCCGATTGTCCCCACCGCCGCCGAGATTGAACGCAATCCGCGTGCGCGGAGTGCCAAGTTGCGAGTTGTGGAAAAACTGTGA
- a CDS encoding SLC13 family permease, whose protein sequence is MSIEHVWVLSILALTIALFLSERVRIDAVALLVMALLVGSGVLTPREAIAGFANPATVTVAAMFVLSAGLQRTGAVNTLGQRLFFFSGQSERRMLFTILAVTALISGFINNTAAVAVFLPMVLKMSRDAGISPSRILMPLSFAAMIGGTTTLIGTSTNILVNSIAVAHGQPGFGLFEFMPLGLCAILLGIPYLIFVAPRLLPERQPPTGVRSRYALREYMTEVQLLETSPLVGLSVEEAQIATDFDITIVDILREVDEVRLPGVTRRLLAGDVLLVRANIETLVRLSRSAGWHLLPNAKGADNLGRDTSHIMVEAVLAPHSHLIGESLRSINFRHRYGVLVLGIQRHGQAIQEQLADVVLQPGDVLLLYGERHDVEQLYQYPEFIVLGEVPAQFQRPEKAPLAVLIVTLVILVAALNWISITGSAILGAVAMIFTGVLKMEEAYDSLDEQVLVMLAGLLSLGTAMETTGTAAFLAQATISLVQPWGPMAMVGAFYLLTSVLTQFMSNNATAALMTPVALAAAQQIGANPKALLVAVAFASSSAFMTPVGYQTNTMVYGPGGYRFTDYVRTGGILNVLFLILAILVIPVIWPF, encoded by the coding sequence ATGAGCATCGAACATGTTTGGGTGCTGAGCATTCTCGCGCTCACCATTGCGCTCTTCCTCAGCGAACGGGTGCGCATTGACGCCGTCGCCCTGCTTGTTATGGCGCTCTTGGTGGGAAGTGGCGTCCTTACGCCGAGGGAAGCCATTGCAGGCTTTGCCAATCCAGCCACGGTGACAGTTGCCGCTATGTTCGTGCTCAGCGCCGGGCTTCAACGCACAGGGGCGGTGAACACGCTGGGGCAACGCCTCTTCTTCTTCAGCGGGCAAAGCGAACGCCGCATGCTCTTCACCATTTTGGCGGTCACGGCGCTGATTTCGGGCTTCATCAACAACACCGCCGCCGTGGCGGTCTTTTTGCCCATGGTGTTGAAAATGAGCCGCGACGCGGGCATTAGCCCCTCGCGCATCCTCATGCCGCTCTCGTTCGCCGCCATGATTGGCGGCACGACCACCCTCATCGGTACATCCACCAACATTCTGGTCAACAGCATTGCGGTTGCCCATGGTCAACCTGGGTTTGGGCTGTTCGAGTTCATGCCCTTGGGGCTTTGCGCGATTCTGCTGGGCATTCCGTATCTCATTTTTGTGGCACCCCGTTTGTTGCCCGAACGCCAACCCCCCACAGGTGTGCGCAGTCGCTACGCGCTTCGCGAATACATGACCGAAGTGCAACTGCTGGAAACGTCGCCGCTTGTAGGGCTTTCGGTCGAAGAAGCCCAAATCGCCACCGATTTCGACATCACAATCGTGGACATTTTGCGCGAAGTTGATGAAGTCCGCTTGCCGGGGGTTACCCGCCGCCTGCTGGCGGGCGACGTATTGTTGGTGCGCGCCAACATTGAAACGCTCGTCAGGCTCAGCCGCAGCGCCGGCTGGCACTTGCTTCCGAACGCCAAAGGCGCCGACAACCTGGGGCGCGATACGTCGCACATCATGGTCGAAGCGGTTTTGGCACCGCATTCGCATTTGATTGGCGAAAGCCTGCGCTCGATCAATTTCCGCCACCGGTACGGGGTGCTGGTGCTTGGCATCCAACGCCATGGGCAAGCCATTCAGGAACAGCTTGCCGATGTGGTGCTCCAACCCGGCGATGTTTTGTTGCTCTACGGCGAACGTCACGATGTGGAGCAACTCTACCAATACCCCGAATTCATCGTGTTAGGCGAAGTGCCGGCACAGTTTCAGCGCCCCGAAAAAGCCCCGCTGGCGGTGCTCATTGTGACGCTCGTCATTCTCGTTGCCGCCCTCAACTGGATTTCAATCACAGGGAGCGCGATCCTGGGCGCCGTGGCGATGATTTTCACCGGCGTCTTGAAGATGGAAGAAGCTTACGACAGCCTCGATGAGCAAGTGCTGGTCATGCTGGCGGGCTTGCTCTCGTTAGGAACGGCGATGGAGACAACCGGAACGGCGGCGTTCTTGGCGCAAGCCACGATTTCACTCGTCCAGCCGTGGGGACCCATGGCGATGGTGGGGGCGTTTTACCTGCTCACTTCTGTACTTACACAGTTTATGTCAAATAATGCCACCGCCGCGTTGATGACGCCTGTGGCGCTCGCCGCCGCCCAGCAAATCGGCGCCAACCCGAAAGCGTTGCTTGTGGCGGTCGCGTTTGCATCATCATCCGCCTTCATGACGCCGGTCGGCTACCAAACCAACACCATGGTGTATGGGCCCGGCGGCTATCGTTTCACCGACTACGTGCGCACAGGCGGCATTCTCAACGTGCTCTTTTTGATTTTGGCTATACTTGTGATTCCAGTCATTTGGCCATTCTGA
- the trxA gene encoding thioredoxin yields MGNAPYVIDVNEQDFQSKVLAKSYEVPVVVDFWAPWCGPCRMLGPVLEQLAEEFGGRFILAKVNTDQNQGLAMRYGIQGIPAVKAFRNGQIVAEFVGAQPKPVVRRFIEQLIPSPEDEKIAEAQRLASQGFDERAEALFREVLEHNPDHWDGALAFATFLVNRGRFDEAREVLARIPEETPQGQRAAQLLAEIAIKEQVAQGPGEDELRARLAENPGDVEAHFALASLLSAQERYDEALAEFLEVVKRDRSYKDDGARKAMLAIFEKLGDDHPLTQKYRSQLAMFLYA; encoded by the coding sequence ATGGGAAACGCACCGTATGTGATTGATGTCAACGAGCAGGATTTTCAGAGCAAGGTACTGGCGAAGTCATACGAGGTGCCTGTTGTTGTGGATTTCTGGGCGCCCTGGTGCGGACCATGCCGCATGTTGGGACCTGTGCTGGAACAACTGGCGGAAGAGTTCGGCGGGCGCTTCATTCTGGCGAAGGTGAACACCGACCAAAACCAGGGGCTGGCGATGCGCTACGGGATTCAGGGCATCCCGGCTGTCAAAGCCTTCCGCAATGGGCAAATCGTAGCCGAGTTTGTGGGCGCGCAGCCCAAGCCTGTGGTGCGCCGCTTCATCGAACAGTTGATTCCTTCGCCCGAGGATGAGAAAATCGCCGAAGCGCAGCGCCTGGCGTCGCAAGGGTTTGATGAGCGCGCCGAAGCCTTGTTCCGCGAGGTGCTTGAGCACAATCCCGACCACTGGGATGGCGCGCTGGCGTTTGCCACATTCTTGGTCAATCGTGGGCGTTTTGACGAGGCGCGCGAGGTGCTGGCGCGCATTCCCGAAGAAACGCCACAGGGGCAACGCGCTGCGCAACTCCTGGCGGAGATTGCTATCAAGGAGCAGGTGGCGCAAGGTCCCGGCGAAGATGAATTGCGCGCCCGCCTGGCGGAAAACCCCGGCGATGTGGAAGCCCACTTTGCGCTTGCCAGCCTGCTGAGTGCGCAGGAACGCTATGACGAAGCGCTTGCTGAGTTTCTGGAAGTGGTGAAACGCGACCGTTCATACAAAGATGACGGCGCGCGCAAAGCCATGCTGGCGATTTTCGAGAAACTGGGCGATGACCACCCATTGACGCAAAAATATCGCTCGCAACTGGCGATGTTCCTCTATGCCTGA